One stretch of Amycolatopsis sp. NBC_00345 DNA includes these proteins:
- a CDS encoding ABC transporter ATP-binding protein — MSGGVAVFHGLTKRYGPVTAVEDVSFAVAPGRVTGLLGRNGAGKTTSLRMALGLVRPSSGSVTLWGRPYAGLPGAAHRIGVSMDGIGPLPGATGRRDLRIWARTLGLPRTRADEVLDLVGIGGAADRPVKGYSTGMRQRLALGTALLADPELLVLDEPANGLDPDGIRWLRRLLRGLADEGRTVLVSSHLLAEVEQTVDDVVILDRTVRFAGSLAELTSAGAERLEDRFFALVGDRAGGY; from the coding sequence ATGAGCGGCGGCGTCGCCGTTTTCCACGGCTTGACCAAGCGCTACGGGCCGGTGACCGCCGTCGAGGACGTCTCCTTCGCGGTCGCGCCCGGCCGGGTCACCGGTCTGCTCGGCCGCAACGGTGCCGGGAAAACGACGTCGCTGCGTATGGCCCTCGGCCTGGTCCGGCCGAGTTCGGGCTCCGTGACGCTGTGGGGGCGGCCGTACGCCGGACTCCCCGGCGCCGCGCACCGGATCGGCGTCAGCATGGACGGCATCGGCCCGCTGCCGGGCGCGACCGGCCGTCGTGACCTGCGGATCTGGGCCCGGACGCTGGGGCTGCCGCGCACGCGGGCCGACGAGGTGCTCGACCTCGTCGGGATCGGCGGGGCGGCGGACCGGCCGGTCAAGGGGTACTCCACCGGCATGCGGCAGCGCCTCGCGCTGGGGACCGCGCTGCTGGCCGACCCGGAACTGCTGGTGCTCGACGAACCGGCCAACGGCCTCGACCCGGACGGCATCCGCTGGCTGCGCCGGTTGCTGCGCGGGCTGGCGGACGAAGGCCGCACCGTCCTGGTCTCCAGCCACCTGCTCGCCGAGGTCGAGCAGACCGTGGACGACGTCGTGATCCTGGACCGCACGGTGCGGTTCGCCGGCTCGCTCGCCGAACTCACCTCGGCCGGCGCCGAGCGGCTGGAAGACCGTTTCTTCGCACTGGTCGGCGACCGGGCCGGGGGGTACTGA
- the mpaP gene encoding daptide biosynthesis intramembrane metalloprotease, whose amino-acid sequence MSPKTVDRAPDPALFARPRLAGDVQVHEPSGEGAPWVVQRSGPKYFRVESDLARLMRVMDGARDHAELAAALGQPWAAEDVSGAVAKLSAGGLLADGTVRKTRTRRVVFVPPLTVQFTLLKPGWLTRLAPLLRLPANRAGAVLAAIPGFGGLVALALLMPEVKAALGHPLAPGVYLGLIGGLLVTTALHELGHGAVLTYYGGRPSRMGVMLFYLAPAFFCDVSDGWRLPRTDQRVRVALAGIVTQSVIAGAAAVTALFLDPSPGRDGVLLFAVLAYTTGALNLVPFVKLDGYLALMSHLDLPHLRARTMTDARRFLARVLFGGRYARELPQRWSVGFGLACMAFPLYLVGSAMVLWAPLFQGLGMLGASVLGFGACYLVYRFWKAFSGLIGLAHKAGARIWRIIAGTSAVAVALAAPLLFVTVPYTVTGGYVAQHGRVELVLPATADQDAGRPGSAVRLYRAGVVNREQVAAATVAGPRAKECSAPFSAFAPMRTDVISLPCLGYELTAPRGSLEPTGAAELDAGRLPLWNWLYAKYLAPAGRW is encoded by the coding sequence ATGAGCCCCAAGACCGTCGACCGCGCGCCGGACCCGGCGTTGTTCGCGCGGCCGCGCCTGGCCGGCGACGTCCAGGTGCACGAGCCGTCCGGAGAGGGCGCGCCGTGGGTGGTGCAGCGCTCCGGCCCGAAGTACTTCCGGGTCGAGAGCGACCTCGCCCGGCTGATGCGGGTCATGGACGGCGCCAGGGACCACGCCGAACTCGCCGCCGCGCTGGGGCAGCCGTGGGCGGCCGAGGACGTCAGCGGCGCGGTGGCCAAGCTGTCCGCGGGCGGCCTGCTCGCGGACGGGACGGTGCGGAAGACCCGTACCCGCCGCGTCGTCTTCGTGCCTCCGCTCACGGTCCAGTTCACCCTGCTCAAACCGGGCTGGCTGACGCGCCTCGCGCCGCTCCTGCGGCTGCCCGCGAACCGGGCGGGGGCGGTGCTGGCGGCGATCCCGGGCTTCGGCGGTCTGGTCGCGCTGGCGCTGCTCATGCCCGAGGTGAAGGCCGCGCTGGGGCACCCGCTGGCGCCCGGCGTCTACCTCGGCCTGATCGGCGGCCTGCTGGTGACCACCGCGCTGCACGAACTCGGGCACGGCGCGGTGCTCACCTACTACGGCGGACGGCCGAGCCGGATGGGCGTGATGCTGTTCTACCTGGCGCCCGCGTTCTTCTGCGACGTCTCGGACGGCTGGCGGCTGCCGCGCACGGACCAGCGGGTCCGGGTCGCGCTGGCCGGGATCGTGACGCAGTCGGTGATCGCCGGGGCGGCGGCCGTCACCGCGCTGTTCCTCGACCCGTCGCCGGGCCGTGACGGCGTCCTGCTCTTCGCCGTGCTCGCCTACACGACCGGTGCGCTGAACCTCGTGCCGTTCGTGAAGCTCGACGGCTACCTCGCCCTGATGAGCCATCTGGACCTCCCGCACCTGCGGGCGCGGACCATGACCGACGCTCGCCGGTTCCTCGCGCGGGTCCTCTTCGGCGGACGCTACGCGCGGGAGCTGCCGCAGCGGTGGTCGGTCGGCTTCGGCTTGGCCTGTATGGCTTTCCCGCTCTACCTGGTGGGCAGCGCGATGGTGCTCTGGGCCCCGCTGTTCCAGGGGCTGGGGATGCTCGGCGCGTCGGTGCTCGGCTTCGGCGCCTGCTACCTCGTCTACCGGTTCTGGAAGGCCTTCAGCGGCTTGATCGGCCTGGCGCACAAGGCCGGTGCGCGGATCTGGCGGATCATCGCCGGGACGTCGGCGGTGGCCGTGGCCCTCGCCGCACCGCTGCTGTTCGTCACGGTGCCGTACACCGTGACCGGGGGTTACGTCGCGCAGCACGGCCGGGTCGAGCTGGTCCTGCCCGCCACGGCGGACCAGGACGCCGGCCGGCCCGGCAGCGCTGTCCGGCTGTATCGCGCCGGGGTGGTGAACCGGGAGCAGGTCGCCGCGGCGACCGTCGCGGGGCCACGGGCGAAGGAGTGTTCGGCGCCGTTCTCCGCGTTCGCGCCGATGCGGACCGACGTCATCAGCCTGCCGTGTCTCGGTTACGAGCTCACCGCGCCCCGCGGTTCCCTCGAGCCGACCGGGGCGGCGGAACTGGACGCCGGGCGGCTGCCGCTCTGGAACTGGCTGTACGCCAAGTACCTCGCCCCGGCGGGGCGATGGTGA
- a CDS encoding glycosyltransferase family 2 protein, which yields MVKPRFSVICPAFNRSSAIRDTVASVRDQSEVDWELIVVSDGCTDDTEDHVRDLVAADPRVTLHRTGPHGHPSEPRNAGLAAARGEFVAYLDHDDRWRPDHLARLLEAFDDGANVVATGFERRDLQDRTVATTIPLTMHWHPETQLVAPLFEPSRVAHRAGLAERVGGWREGVGLEDWDLWVRLADAGLRFTTLMAPTALLFDDGSTRINRTPRKHLLVLSSFDDVHQARDASLALRAPENADAFRAATQEDLESWYARLIRSGELIRPHGWDGDLDAEIGAVSDAVSESATWPDLVLVPQRGRYVLALALWCGTAGHARRVERLTRDVHTAQFSLAERLIAASARTVLTRKGF from the coding sequence ATGGTGAAGCCGCGCTTCTCGGTGATCTGCCCGGCCTTCAACCGGTCCTCGGCGATCCGCGACACCGTCGCCTCGGTCCGCGATCAGTCCGAAGTGGACTGGGAGCTGATCGTCGTCTCCGACGGGTGCACCGACGACACCGAAGACCACGTCCGGGACCTCGTGGCCGCGGATCCGCGCGTCACCCTGCACCGCACCGGACCGCACGGGCACCCGAGCGAACCGCGCAACGCCGGGCTGGCGGCCGCTCGCGGCGAGTTCGTCGCGTACCTGGACCACGACGACCGCTGGCGCCCCGACCATCTGGCGAGGCTGCTGGAGGCGTTCGACGACGGCGCGAACGTCGTCGCCACCGGCTTCGAACGCCGGGACCTCCAGGACCGGACCGTCGCCACGACGATTCCGCTGACCATGCACTGGCACCCCGAAACCCAGCTCGTCGCGCCGCTGTTCGAGCCGTCCCGCGTGGCGCATCGAGCGGGATTGGCGGAACGCGTGGGCGGCTGGCGCGAGGGCGTCGGCCTGGAGGATTGGGACCTGTGGGTCCGGCTGGCCGACGCCGGGCTCCGCTTCACGACACTGATGGCGCCCACCGCGTTGCTCTTCGACGACGGCAGCACCCGGATCAACCGCACGCCGCGGAAACACCTGCTGGTCCTGTCGTCCTTCGACGACGTCCACCAGGCCCGCGACGCGTCCCTCGCCCTGCGCGCGCCGGAGAACGCCGACGCGTTCCGCGCCGCGACGCAGGAAGACCTGGAATCCTGGTACGCCAGGCTTATCCGGTCGGGGGAGCTGATCAGGCCGCACGGCTGGGACGGGGATCTGGACGCCGAGATCGGCGCGGTGTCGGACGCGGTGAGCGAGAGCGCCACCTGGCCCGACCTCGTGCTGGTGCCCCAGCGCGGCCGGTACGTCCTCGCGCTGGCGCTGTGGTGCGGCACCGCCGGCCACGCCCGCCGGGTGGAACGGCTGACCAGGGACGTCCACACCGCGCAGTTCTCGCTGGCCGAGCGGTTGATCGCCGCTTCGGCGCGGACAGTGCTTACCAGGAAAGGGTTTTGA
- a CDS encoding LLM class flavin-dependent oxidoreductase encodes MQTSVFYPLQPSDPGSMVRFGEFAQEHGARRLWMGQSLRLESHLVLAALAARVPGLALGTGVALTPLRHPFTAAVDARTLAALSGAPYVAGFGPGQPSFQGSVLPAPYDRPLRAVREYATVMRGLLDGKVVDHDGEFYSVHGGLEPIRSPEVEIGLGVLRSGMARTAGRVADVAITWLTPHWYLSGDIMPTLADGAADSGRKPPRVVSVVHVAVDRPKRNLRRAGRVAAGAHLGSDHYTDMLRRAGIAADPAAPVKGVEALIEANIFATGTPEEIAAEVRKYYDAGVDEVVLNACGVFATEGETAALRDLHEILAALGAREEVG; translated from the coding sequence GTGCAGACCTCGGTTTTCTATCCCCTTCAGCCGTCCGACCCCGGGTCGATGGTGCGGTTCGGCGAGTTCGCCCAGGAGCACGGGGCGCGGCGGCTGTGGATGGGCCAGTCGCTGCGGCTGGAGTCGCATCTGGTGCTCGCGGCGCTGGCCGCACGGGTGCCGGGGCTCGCCCTCGGCACCGGGGTCGCGTTGACGCCGCTGCGGCATCCGTTCACCGCGGCCGTGGACGCGAGGACCCTCGCGGCGCTCTCGGGCGCGCCCTACGTGGCGGGGTTCGGGCCGGGCCAGCCGTCGTTCCAGGGGTCGGTGCTGCCCGCGCCCTACGACCGGCCGCTGCGGGCGGTGCGCGAGTACGCGACCGTCATGCGCGGGCTGCTGGACGGCAAGGTCGTGGACCACGACGGCGAGTTCTACTCCGTCCACGGTGGACTGGAGCCGATCCGGTCGCCCGAGGTGGAGATCGGGCTGGGTGTCCTGCGGTCCGGGATGGCGAGGACCGCGGGACGGGTGGCCGACGTCGCGATCACCTGGCTGACGCCGCACTGGTACCTCAGCGGGGACATCATGCCCACGCTCGCCGACGGCGCCGCGGACAGCGGCCGGAAACCGCCGCGGGTCGTGTCCGTCGTGCACGTCGCGGTCGACCGGCCGAAACGGAACCTGCGCCGCGCCGGCCGCGTCGCCGCCGGCGCGCACCTGGGCTCGGACCACTACACCGACATGCTGCGCCGCGCCGGGATCGCGGCGGACCCGGCGGCCCCGGTCAAGGGCGTCGAAGCGCTCATCGAAGCGAACATCTTCGCCACCGGCACTCCCGAGGAGATCGCCGCCGAGGTCCGGAAGTACTACGACGCGGGCGTGGACGAAGTGGTCCTCAACGCCTGTGGTGTGTTCGCCACCGAGGGGGAGACGGCCGCACTGCGCGATCTGCACGAGATCCTGGCCGCGCTCGGTGCGCGGGAAGAAGTGGGGTAA
- the lanKC gene encoding class III lanthionine synthetase LanKC: MDFRYQRFCVADRAFYDLPGAAPADTETWAAAGRPLPDGWRTRSTGDWAGVLPPAVTLPGQGWKIHVSACLDNAETILDIVWKYCVEGGIFFKYVRGAETLKIRNSKYGDRSASGKFVTLYPLDEAHFERILTELGDLLDGQEGPYILSDLRWRSGPLYVRYGGFVAEMGPSETGDLVPCIRNPDGELVPDVRGPGFRPPEWVRLPDCLAEPLAARNAGTLEDFPYRVTKALHFSNGGGVYRATDTRSGDTVLLKEARPLAGLDGDGADAITRLRREHWALERLSGLSCMPELVEYRVGREHHFLAREFFDGQALTWEILRRNPFLTGEGTPARFAEYAEWALGILDEVERGVEAMHGRGVVFGDLHPHNILLRPDGGIGFIDLEAASEIEAEAGQSIGAPGYRAPANYAGAAVDRYALGCLRLGIFVPLTIVIPWEARKVDQLIELVTGRFPLPAGFADRVWADLGPAPHPPGTRSARAEPLWPGDGTLGAALGDGILNTATPDRADRLFPGDVEQFAPGGGVNFAHGAAGVLWALAEAGVPVPDDHVDWLTAAVGRLPDPRPGFYDGLAGIAYALDRLGRPAEAQELLERCASAPLDPANATLFDGLSGLGLTYLRFARLDQAGRIREHVLKLLGSKPGKPRPGLLRGATGPALFLLRLYEQTADRTLLGPIETALRGELADLGWHPGVPSSPEAPWRKVPLLGTGSGGLGMVLHDFVAHVPDPELCAARDDIRTAACLPFLNNSGLFHGRAGTALALRHLADGTPEVDRALRQHLTGFGWHAVSHEGNLLTLGDQALRLSTDLGTGSAGVLLAVRALLGESASGLPFL, from the coding sequence ATGGACTTTCGGTATCAGCGGTTCTGTGTCGCGGACCGCGCGTTCTACGACCTGCCGGGAGCCGCGCCCGCGGACACCGAGACCTGGGCGGCGGCCGGCCGCCCGCTCCCGGACGGCTGGCGCACCCGGTCCACCGGCGACTGGGCCGGGGTGCTGCCGCCGGCGGTCACGCTGCCGGGGCAGGGCTGGAAGATCCACGTCTCCGCGTGCCTGGACAACGCCGAGACGATCCTCGACATCGTCTGGAAGTACTGCGTCGAGGGCGGGATCTTCTTCAAGTACGTCCGCGGCGCCGAGACCCTCAAGATCCGCAACAGCAAGTACGGCGACCGCAGCGCCAGCGGCAAGTTCGTCACCCTGTACCCGCTCGACGAAGCGCATTTCGAGCGGATACTGACCGAGCTGGGCGACCTGCTGGACGGCCAGGAAGGGCCGTACATCCTCAGCGACCTGCGCTGGCGGTCCGGCCCGCTGTACGTCCGCTACGGCGGCTTCGTCGCGGAAATGGGCCCGTCCGAAACCGGCGATCTGGTGCCCTGTATCAGGAATCCGGACGGTGAGCTGGTGCCCGACGTCCGCGGTCCCGGCTTCCGGCCGCCGGAGTGGGTGCGGCTGCCGGACTGTCTCGCGGAGCCGCTGGCCGCGCGCAACGCGGGCACCCTCGAAGACTTCCCGTACCGGGTGACGAAGGCGCTGCACTTCTCGAACGGTGGCGGCGTCTACCGCGCCACGGACACCCGGTCCGGCGACACCGTCCTGCTCAAGGAGGCCCGGCCGCTGGCCGGCCTCGACGGCGACGGCGCCGACGCGATCACCCGCTTGCGTCGCGAGCACTGGGCGCTGGAACGGCTCAGCGGCCTGTCCTGTATGCCGGAGCTGGTCGAGTACCGGGTGGGCCGGGAGCACCATTTCCTGGCGCGTGAGTTCTTCGACGGCCAGGCCCTCACCTGGGAGATCCTGCGCCGCAACCCGTTCCTCACCGGCGAGGGCACACCGGCGCGGTTCGCCGAGTACGCCGAGTGGGCGCTGGGGATCCTGGACGAGGTCGAGCGTGGCGTCGAGGCGATGCACGGGCGTGGCGTCGTCTTCGGGGACCTCCACCCGCACAACATCCTGCTCCGTCCCGACGGCGGGATCGGCTTCATCGACCTGGAGGCGGCCAGCGAGATCGAAGCGGAGGCCGGGCAGAGCATCGGCGCACCGGGGTACCGCGCGCCCGCGAACTACGCCGGGGCGGCCGTCGACCGTTACGCGCTGGGGTGTCTCCGGCTGGGGATCTTCGTCCCGCTGACCATCGTGATCCCTTGGGAAGCAAGGAAAGTCGACCAGCTCATCGAACTCGTCACCGGCCGGTTCCCGCTGCCGGCGGGCTTCGCCGACCGGGTCTGGGCCGATCTCGGGCCCGCGCCCCATCCGCCGGGGACCCGCTCCGCCCGCGCCGAACCACTCTGGCCGGGCGACGGCACGCTGGGCGCCGCGCTCGGTGACGGCATCCTGAACACCGCGACCCCGGACCGGGCCGACCGGCTTTTCCCCGGTGACGTCGAACAGTTCGCGCCGGGTGGCGGGGTGAACTTCGCGCACGGAGCCGCGGGTGTGCTCTGGGCGCTGGCGGAAGCGGGCGTCCCCGTTCCCGACGACCACGTCGACTGGCTGACCGCCGCCGTCGGCCGGTTGCCGGACCCGCGGCCGGGCTTCTACGACGGGCTGGCCGGGATCGCCTACGCGCTGGACCGGCTCGGCCGCCCCGCCGAAGCCCAGGAGCTGCTGGAACGCTGCGCGAGCGCACCGCTGGACCCGGCGAACGCGACGCTGTTCGACGGCCTTTCCGGCCTCGGGCTCACCTACCTGCGGTTCGCGCGGCTCGACCAGGCCGGCCGGATCCGCGAACACGTCCTCAAGCTGCTCGGCTCGAAGCCCGGCAAACCTCGTCCCGGCTTGCTGCGCGGGGCGACCGGCCCGGCGCTGTTCCTGCTGCGGCTGTACGAGCAGACCGCCGACCGCACGCTCCTCGGCCCGATCGAAACGGCGTTGCGCGGCGAACTGGCCGACCTCGGCTGGCATCCCGGCGTGCCTTCGTCACCCGAGGCGCCTTGGCGCAAGGTTCCCCTGCTCGGGACCGGCAGTGGCGGGCTGGGCATGGTGCTGCACGATTTCGTCGCCCACGTGCCCGACCCGGAGCTGTGCGCGGCTCGCGACGACATCCGGACCGCCGCGTGCCTGCCGTTCCTGAACAACTCGGGGCTGTTCCACGGACGCGCCGGGACGGCACTGGCCCTGCGGCACCTGGCCGACGGCACCCCCGAGGTGGACCGGGCGTTGCGGCAGCACCTCACCGGGTTCGGCTGGCACGCGGTGTCGCACGAGGGAAACCTGCTGACGCTGGGCGACCAGGCGCTACGCCTTTCGACCGACCTCGGCACCGGCTCGGCCGGCGTGCTGCTCGCCGTCCGCGCCCTGCTCGGCGAATCCGCCTCCGGCCTGCCGTTTCTCTGA
- a CDS encoding response regulator transcription factor, with the protein MIRVLVAEDMRVVREALVATLDSDEDIDVVAQAERGDEVVPLAKLAEPDVAVLDLGLPGETGLQVSAALRRELPACRVLVLTALEGPGTVREALSVGVRGFLRKGASLAELVDGIKNVHAGQRVISSDLMAAAIEVGDNPLTPRERSVLRLAARGLSADQIALRLNLAEGTVRNNLTRVIAKLQAQNWVDAVRVAERVGWL; encoded by the coding sequence GTGATCCGCGTGCTGGTGGCCGAGGACATGCGCGTGGTGCGGGAAGCGCTGGTCGCGACGTTGGACTCCGACGAGGACATCGACGTCGTGGCCCAGGCCGAACGCGGCGACGAAGTGGTCCCGCTGGCCAAGCTGGCGGAACCCGACGTGGCCGTGCTGGACCTCGGCCTGCCCGGCGAGACGGGACTGCAGGTCTCTGCCGCGCTGCGCCGCGAACTGCCCGCCTGCCGGGTGCTCGTGCTCACCGCGCTCGAAGGCCCGGGGACGGTGCGGGAAGCGCTGTCCGTCGGGGTGCGCGGCTTCCTTCGCAAGGGCGCTTCGCTCGCCGAGCTGGTCGACGGGATCAAGAACGTCCACGCCGGCCAGCGCGTGATCAGCTCGGACCTGATGGCCGCGGCCATCGAAGTCGGGGACAACCCGCTGACGCCCCGTGAGCGGAGCGTGCTGCGGCTGGCCGCGCGCGGGCTGAGCGCCGACCAGATCGCCCTGCGGCTCAACCTCGCCGAAGGCACCGTGCGCAACAACCTCACCCGGGTCATCGCCAAGCTCCAGGCCCAGAACTGGGTCGACGCCGTCCGCGTCGCCGAACGCGTCGGCTGGCTCTGA
- a CDS encoding sensor histidine kinase, giving the protein MIIVRTQWASLSSWCRAAAAHSVLLACTGAAALASLVVSVPTVWSLVEEQSYAEALQAGILMTIATVLLCVGVVRRTRAGLRTRTELAVLLGAQALVTLTPFFWLGPHWQGADMLLGWLILIVVRPPWSWLFFLAIVARSALMWITENWTLNAYAAVVMLLSGFLLQSLLRIGDLAGKLSKARNYIATLAVADARAEMSRDLHDGLGHSLVSISLRAELAERLAEEDPPATRRELREVRGIADEALRDMRAVVQGTRKAGFDRELAGATGLLEAIGTRCEVQVAGPPDADAEETLGWVLREAVTNIVRHSEASFCTIVLGLHDDHFCLKITNDGAHGESISHGGQGLEDLSARVRERGGSLTVELLDDRFTLQAAVPCASRTAPAPELEGASR; this is encoded by the coding sequence ATGATAATCGTGCGGACGCAATGGGCCTCGTTGTCTTCGTGGTGCCGGGCGGCGGCGGCGCACTCCGTCCTGCTCGCCTGCACCGGCGCCGCGGCGCTGGCCTCCCTGGTGGTCTCGGTGCCGACGGTGTGGTCGCTGGTCGAGGAGCAGAGCTACGCCGAGGCGCTGCAGGCCGGGATCCTGATGACCATCGCGACGGTCCTGCTGTGCGTCGGCGTGGTCCGCCGGACCCGGGCCGGGCTGCGCACCCGCACCGAGCTCGCCGTCCTGCTGGGCGCGCAGGCGCTGGTGACGCTGACGCCGTTCTTCTGGCTCGGGCCGCACTGGCAGGGCGCCGACATGCTGCTGGGCTGGCTGATCCTGATCGTGGTCCGGCCGCCGTGGTCCTGGCTGTTCTTCCTCGCCATCGTCGCCCGCTCGGCGCTCATGTGGATCACCGAGAACTGGACGTTGAACGCCTACGCCGCGGTCGTCATGCTGCTGTCCGGCTTCCTGCTCCAGAGCCTGCTCAGGATCGGCGACCTCGCCGGCAAGCTCAGCAAGGCCAGGAACTACATCGCCACGCTCGCCGTCGCGGACGCCCGCGCGGAAATGTCGCGCGACCTGCACGACGGGCTCGGGCACAGCCTGGTGTCGATCAGCCTGCGCGCCGAGCTCGCGGAGCGGCTGGCCGAGGAGGACCCGCCGGCCACCCGGCGGGAGCTGCGCGAGGTACGCGGGATCGCCGACGAGGCGCTCCGGGACATGCGCGCGGTTGTCCAGGGCACCCGCAAGGCCGGCTTCGACCGCGAGCTGGCCGGCGCCACCGGGCTGCTCGAAGCCATCGGCACGCGGTGCGAAGTCCAGGTCGCCGGTCCGCCGGACGCCGACGCGGAGGAGACGCTGGGCTGGGTGCTGCGGGAAGCCGTCACGAACATCGTGCGCCACAGCGAGGCGAGCTTCTGCACCATCGTCCTGGGGCTCCACGACGACCACTTCTGCCTGAAGATCACCAACGACGGCGCCCACGGTGAGTCGATCTCCCACGGCGGGCAGGGCCTGGAGGACCTGTCCGCGCGAGTGCGTGAGCGCGGCGGCTCCCTGACCGTCGAGCTGCTCGACGACCGGTTCACCCTGCAGGCCGCGGTCCCCTGCGCCTCGCGGACCGCCCCCGCCCCGGAGCTCGAAGGAGCGAGCCGGTGA